The Syntrophaceae bacterium genomic interval CTCAGAAGAGTTTTTTCGACCCTGCAGCGTCTCGCTCCGCTGCAAAGTCATAACTCGCGCCTGGCGGCGCTCAGACAGATGACTTTGCGGGCGCTGCGCTGCGACGACAGGGTACCCCGAAAAAGCCTCTATTCGCGCTCCGGGAAGCCCCCTCCCCGACCGACGTTCGCGGGGGCGCGGCCGGGGGTTCCCAGAGGAGCGATTAGGAGAATTTTCCACCCGGACGGCCGCTCGGTCGGACAATGCACTCCGCGGGAAATTCTCCGCGACGGCGGGAGCCCCCGTGACAGCCCCCGCGCCACGATGCAAAAAGAAAGAAAAGGAGGAGCGGATTTGAAATCCGCTCCCCTGACCTGTCATCTCTACAGATGATCCACCCGGTTGTTGTGAGTCCAGAACCACCGGTAGCGGTCTCCCTGCCGCTCCACCTTCAGGAATCCCTTGCCGACGAACTCGCCGATCACCTTTTCCACCAGCGGCAGGCCTTCGTCGGCCACGGCCTGGATGCGGCGACATAACTCCGCCAGGCTGTCACTGGGGCCACCTTCGGCGGGAAAGGTCCCCAGGGTCTCCACCAGGTCCCCGGCCAGGATTTTGAAGATCAGTTGCGTACGGAAGTGCCCCTCCACCCGGAAGAGGGCGTAGGGCGAGGCCGTGCCGTTGCGGTAATCGCGGATCATCCGCTGCCACTCCTCGTCGATGGCTCCCTCGAATTCCGCCACAAAGCGCTCGATGTCCGCCGGGGCGAGTGCGGATGTCCGCGCCACGGCCCGGTTGGCATCGTAGAGGGACCAGTCGCTGGTCAGGATCTCCAGGTCGTAGGAATCGACCTCCTCGCGGACGGTCGTGCCGGGGAACGGGGCCAGGATGTGATAGCCGTACATGGCCCCGAGGCCCTGGGCGAAGGCGTCGGTCTCCTTCAATGTCTCCATGGTTTCCCCGGGCAGGCCGGCAATGAACGAGGTGTGGCAAACCATCCCGGCATCCAGGCACATCTTTACAGCCTTCCGCACCTGCTCCAGGGTGATGCCCTTCCGGATCATGTCCAGCATTCCCTGGTTTCCCGACTCCACGCCGTAGCTGATGCTGTCGCATCCGTTGTCGCGCATGAGCGCCAGGGTCTCCGGATCCACCGTGTTTACGCGGGCGAAAGCGCTCCAGGTGAATTTCAGCCCCCGCCGCCGGATCTCGTCGCAGACGTCCCGCACTTTCTTCTTGTTCGACACAAAGAGGTCATCGGCCACGTTGATCCGGTCGATGCCGTAGGACAGGATGTGCTCGATCTCATCCACCACCCGGGATGCCGTCCGCTGCCGCACCTTCTTCCCCACCATCCGCCGGCCCTGGCAGAAGATGCAGGAATAGGGACAGCCCCGGCTCGTGATGATGCTCACCGGATAACCCAGGGCCTGGTAGCGCGACAAAGGCAGGAGATGGCGGGCCGGCAGGGGAAGGTCGTCCAGGTCGGGGATGAAGGGCCGGGTCCCGGTCTCCGTCACGGAACCGTTGTCGCGGAAGGACAGCCCGAGAATATCCTTCCATTTCTTCCGCTCCTTGAGGGCGGGCAGGAGTTCGGCGATCGTGTCCTCTCCCTCACCGCGTACGATGAGGTCGATGCCCGGATAGGTGTTCAGGGTTCCCTCGGCATCGAAGGATACATGGGGCCCCCCCATCATCGTGACGATGTCCGGGTTGTGCTCCTTGACGGCGGAGACGATCTGCGCCGCCGCGGGAAAGTTCAGGGTTACCGACGTGCCGCCCACGGCGTCGGGCTGGAAGGCGTCAAGCTGGGCTTTCAGTTTTTCCGGCGTGTAACGGCTGACGATATAGTCGAAGATCCGGACCTCCGCTCCGGCCCGCTCAAAGGCGGCGGCAACATAGCTGACCCCCAGGGGCGGCGCCGGCGCCTCCTCCAGGGGATAAGGCGGAGCGATGATGGCGACTTTCATTTTATCTGTATTCCCTTTCTTAGCTCGACTTCCACGATAACCGATTTTTCACGAGTTCCTCGCGGCCCTTCCCCACAGGGGGATGAATCTGCTCCCCGAAAGGGGTTCCCGTGACGGCCCCCGCGCCCGGTTCCGGCCGTCCAGCCGCGCGGGCGGGCGCTGCCGGATTCGTCAGTCTCCCCGGCGAGGGAACAGCAGGGACCGGATCCAGCCGGCCCAGGTATTGCCCTTCGTATGGTGCCGGTCAATGATCGCGAACTCCTCCGCCAGCCCCCGGGGATCGGCCATCCAGTCTGCCCTCGTCTTCATGGGCAGCGCGGGGTCCAGCTCCTTTACGAACGCGGCGGGATTGCCCGCCACCACCGTATAGGGAGGCACGTCCCGGGTAACCACGGCGCCGGCGCCGACGACGCTGTGGTCGCCGATCGTCACGCCCTTGCAGACGATGGCGCTGTCTCCGATCCAGACATTGTTCCCGAGCCTCACGGGCGCCACGGCCTCGGCCGAATCGGCCCGGTCATAGAGGCCGTGCCAGTCCGCGTCGGTAATGTAGGCCCCGTGGGCCATCATGCAGCTGTCGCCGATGGTGATTTCGCGGGCGGCGGAGATCCTCACGCCGGGGCACAGGAGACAGTAGTCGCCGATCCGGATCCGGCCCCCCGTCTCCAGGGTGGACCAGACGGTGAGGCGCACTTTCCTGTCGGGGGCGGCGATGACGTGGGCATAGTCGCCGAGCGTGATGGGCCCGCCGAAGACCTCGACATGCCAGGGCTTCATATAGGTACCCCCCCGGCCCAGGTGATCGAAATGGGGACGCAGGAAGTACCCTGCGTACCAGGTCTGAAAAGCCTGGTCCAGACGCTTGAGGATGTACGGGCGGTGTTCTCTCAGCACAGGCCCCTCCGGACCGCCGCCGGTCCACCCCTCAGCGGGGGGTCCCGTTTTCCCAGAAACCGTGCCGGAACAGGCGGCCTCCCGGGGTCAGTCCGCAGAGGGCATCATAGGCCAGGAGAACCGCCGCCGCCGTCCACGCCGTCCGTTCCTCCGGCCAGATCACGGCATCGGGAAAGGTCACCCCCATCCAGTAGGAGCCGTCGTCATATTTCTTGTCCAGGATCCAGTTGAAGACGGCCTTGGCCCGCTCATGCTCCCCGACGGCATCCAGGGCCAGGACCAGTTCCGACGTCTCCGCCATCGTCGCCCAGGGCCGGTCGCAGACGCAACGGACCCCCCAGTCGGGAACAACGAATCGCTCCCAGTAGCGGTCGATGCGCCGGCGGGCATCCTGCCCCTTGAGGGCGCCGCACAGGACCGGATAGTACCAGTCCATGGAAAAGCGGGACTTGATCATGTTGAACCGGTTCGGTTTATAGAGGATGGCATGGCCGAGCCTTTTCAGGGCTTCCTCCCAACCGGGCCTCTTCAGCCCCTGGCGTTCCGCCATGGCCAGGGCACATTTCACGCTCATGAAAATCGAGCTGGAACCGGTCAGGAGGGCCATGGGATCGGCTACGCCTTCCTTGTTCCGCGCCCAGTAGATCTCTCCCGTCGGGGCCTGAAGGTCCAAGGCGAATTCAATCCCGCCTTCGACCATCGGCCAGAAGGAAAGGGCCGTGTCCCAGTCCCCGGTCACGAGGCCGTAGTGGAAAACGCCCACGGCGACGTAGGAGGAAAAGTTGGAGTCCTTCGTCGAGTCCTCCACGACGCCGTCCCGAATGCCGGACCACCAGCTTCCGTCCGGGAGCTGCGTATCCGCCAGCCAGCGGTAGGCCCGTTTCGCTTCCTCAAAGCGTCCCGCCACGACAAGCCCCATGGCGCTTTCAACATGATCCCACGGGTCCGTCTTGCCGCCCACGGACCAGGGGATTTCTCCATTCTTCTTCTGCACGCCGGCAATGAACCCGGCGGTTACGTCCACATCCAGTCTCAGGGCCGGCTTCAGGGCCGGACGGGTCATAGTTCGCTCCATGTCAGCAACCCTTCTTCAGATAGAGTACGATGCTCTTGGCGATCAGCGGGTTCAGCATCCGGTCCAGGATGACCGTGAGCCTGGGTTTTTCCATGATGTCCCACTCGAGAAAACGCTTGTAGAGATTCACCGGTTGCGAGTCTTCGCGTTTGTGGCCCACAAGGCACTTGAGCCACCAGTAGGGGGCGTGAAGACCATGCCGATAGTCGATCCCCCGGCAGGTGGCGCCCGCCTCCTCCAGGAGTCTCCGGATTTCCCGCCTCCGGTAAATCCGGATGTGGCCCCCCGGCTCGTTGTGATAGGCCTCCGAAAGGGCCCAGCAGATCCGCTCCGGAAGCCATCGGGGGACGCTCACCACCAGGTCTCCACCCGGCTTGAGGACCCGCATCAGCTCGGACACGGCCGTCCGGTTGTCGGGAATATGCTCCAGCACCTCCGAACAGATGACGACGTCGAAGGCCCCGTCGGGAAAAGGCAGCCGCGTCACATCCGACTTGAGGGCCATGACGTCGCCGCGGCATCCGCCTTCCTGGCTCATGACCCAGAGCGTGCCCCCGGCCTTGCGGAGGTCATCCTCGTTCAGATCGAGCCCCACGGCGACGATGTCGGCCCGCCGGAAGGCCTCACAGATATGACGGCCCGTTCCGCAGCCGGCATCGAGAACTTTCATGCCCGGCCGCAGGTTCAGGCGATCAAAGTCGACGGTGAGCATCCATGGCCTCCCGGTAGACATCCACGCCCTGCTGGGCGGCATGCCGCCAGGTGAAGGCCCCTTTCACGCGCTCCAGACCCGCCCGGCCGAGTTCTTCCCGCTTCCGCGGATTGTCCAGGAGGTCCTCGATGGCTTTCTCCAGGGCCTCCCGGTCGGCCGGGGGCACCAGGATGCCGGCGTCGCCCACCACTTCCGGCAGCGCTCCGCCGGTCGTGCTGATGACGGGCACACCGCAGGCCATCGCCTCGCCGGCTGGCATCCCGAAGCCCTCATACAGCGAGGGGATGACGGCCATCGTGGCCTTGGCGTAATACCCGGCAAAGTCCTCCCAGGCAATCCGGCCCGTAAATGTGACCGTGTCCCCCAGCCGGAGGTCCCGGACCAGACGCTCGATGGCCCCGTCCTTCTTGGGCTCCCCGATGACGGTGAGCTTGACCGGACGGCGTCGCCGGAGGGAATCGACGGCCTCCAGGAGATACCGCAACCCCTTGAGGGGCGTATCGGCGCTGTTGGTCACGAGAATCGTGTTCTCCGGGCGCCCGTTTCCGTTGGCGGGATAGAAATAGTCCATGTTGATGCCGTTGGGCACCACCCGGAACCTGTCTTCCGGCACACCGAAGGAATGGCTGATGTCCCCCTTCGAACACTCGGAGACGGTGATGATCCGGGAGAACAGCCGGGAGACCTTGATCTGCATGTCGAGAAAGGTGTACCAGCGGCGTACCTTTAGTCTCTTCAGCATGTTGGGAGCGGCCTCGATCTCCGTGTCGCGGTCCACCGTGATGGGGTGGTGGATCGTCGCCACCGTCGGATACCCTAGCTTTTCCAGCTCGAGGATGCCCCAGGACAGGCACTGGTTGTCGTGGACAATGTCATAGGCCGGCTTCCGGTCGCGGAACCAGCGATGGACCCGGGTGCCGAAGGTCCGGGGCTCGGGGAATCCGCCCAGGCACATGTCCAGGAATTCCACCGTATTGACCGGGGTCAGCAGATCCCGGTACCGGGCCGGACGGAAGAGATGATCCGGGTTGTACAGGTCGAGGCCCGGGAGCTTGTGAAGGGTGATCCCCTCCGGCACTTCCGGATAGGGAGGGCCCGAGATGACGTCCACCTTGTGCCCCAGGTCCCGGAGAGCGCGGCTCAGGTATTTGATGTAAACCCCCTGTCCGCCGCTGGCCGGATTGCCGCGGTAGGTCAGGAGGCAGATCTTGAGCGAGCCGCTGGAACGCTTGGACTTCTTGGCCTTCGTTGTCTTTTTCTTTTTCATGTCGGTTTTCTTCGGGCGGGCTGAAACCTCAGGGAGGGGGATGGCGGGTGCGGGGCACTGCCCCGGCCGGAATCAGGATCCCCAGGCGGTTACCCGCCGGACCAGCTCCTCGGAATTTTTCATCATGGTTTCTACTTCCCCGCGGTTCATGCCGGCCCCGAGGGCCACCCGGACGGCTTGTTCGCGGGTGATGAGATCCTGCGGGCCGTGGCTGTCCGTATTAAGAACCAGGGGAACTTCGAATCGGCGGGCCAGGGCGGAGACGTGCCCGTTCGTGAGGCTGTGTCCCTTCCGGGCGGAGATTTCAAGGAAAACCCCCCGCTCCTTTGCCAGCATGGCCTCGGCCTCGGAAATCAGGCCCGGATGGGCCAGGATATCCGCGGCCGCTTCGATGGCGGCCCGGTTTGTGCCCGGCAGGACGGGTTCGGCGATGGTCTCCCCGTGGACGACGACGAGGCGGGCGCCCAGTTCCCGGGCCTCCCGGACCAGTTCGGCGATATACATCGGCGGGACATGGGTCAGCTCGATCCCCGGAATGACGGGCATCCCCAAGGCATCCGAGAGTTTCCGGCATACCTTCGCCATGCGGGGAACGATCAAATCCAGGTTGGAATGGTCCCCGTGATCGGTGATGGCGAGGGCGCAATACCCCCTGTCCTGAGCCCTCCGGGCCATTTCGGATGGGATCAGCTCACCGTCGCTGAAGATGGAATGGGTGTGAAGATCGATCACAAAATCAACACGTTTCCCTGTAATATCGGCCGATTCCTGAATCGGTGCGGACTAATTAGCAGATTTCCACGGGGAGGTCAACGAAATATCGCGCGGCCGAGCCGTGAGACTTGAAGAGTTTCGAAGGGATGGACCGAATCGAACCACCGGAGAGGGCCCGCCGGCGGTTCCGGGCTTCTCCCGTCAGGAAGCGCGGCGGGGAAGCTGGATTTGCCTCCGGGCCGGATCCGTCTGCATGCGATAGAAGATAGCCGTGTGGCCGATGAGCCCGACCAGCGCCGCTCCCGCAGCGGTCCCGATTCGGGCGGCAAGCTCCCCCTTCCGGTCTTTCTCTTTGAAATCGTTGAACTTGACCTTGATCAGTTCATGCTCCGCCAAAGCTCCCTCCACGGCGGCGAGGACGCCATCGGTAAGGCCCGACTGCCCGATCAGGACCAACGGCTTGAGTCCGTGGGCCAGTCCGCGGAGATATTTCCTCTGGAACCCCTGTAATTCCATCAATGTCCTCCCGTCCGGGGCCGTCCGAAGCCCAGCATGACCTTCCAGTTCAGATCCGCAACCTCCATCAGGAGGCGGGTATAGCGAATCCAGCCGTTAAACCAGAGTTGCCGGAAACGTGACGCTTCCTGACAGGCCGCGTTCGACGCCTCCGCGAAGGCGCCCCAGCCGGCAGTCGGAGCAGCCTGAAAGAATCCGGCCTTCCAAGCATTCCAGCGGTCCGTCGCCGGGGGACTTTCCGGCTGCACCGGCGAGGGCTCATCCGGTTTTCCGGGAGGAGCGGACGGCATCCCTTCCGACCGGCTGCCGGACTCACGAACCCTCGTGTCCGGCGTCGTCTTTTGCCGGATCGGTTCCGCCGGTTCCGGCTTTTTGTCGACTCCCGCCGCTTTCACCCCTGAGGATTTTGGTCGTATCGGCTTTTTGCCCTCTGCTGTGGCGGATATTCCGGAAGCAGCTTTCCTTTTCATCACGTCCGGGACTGCCGGTTTCGCTTTCCGGATCTCCGCCGGACCGA includes:
- a CDS encoding radical SAM protein; its protein translation is MKVAIIAPPYPLEEAPAPPLGVSYVAAAFERAGAEVRIFDYIVSRYTPEKLKAQLDAFQPDAVGGTSVTLNFPAAAQIVSAVKEHNPDIVTMMGGPHVSFDAEGTLNTYPGIDLIVRGEGEDTIAELLPALKERKKWKDILGLSFRDNGSVTETGTRPFIPDLDDLPLPARHLLPLSRYQALGYPVSIITSRGCPYSCIFCQGRRMVGKKVRQRTASRVVDEIEHILSYGIDRINVADDLFVSNKKKVRDVCDEIRRRGLKFTWSAFARVNTVDPETLALMRDNGCDSISYGVESGNQGMLDMIRKGITLEQVRKAVKMCLDAGMVCHTSFIAGLPGETMETLKETDAFAQGLGAMYGYHILAPFPGTTVREEVDSYDLEILTSDWSLYDANRAVARTSALAPADIERFVAEFEGAIDEEWQRMIRDYRNGTASPYALFRVEGHFRTQLIFKILAGDLVETLGTFPAEGGPSDSLAELCRRIQAVADEGLPLVEKVIGEFVGKGFLKVERQGDRYRWFWTHNNRVDHL
- a CDS encoding acyltransferase; the protein is MKPWHVEVFGGPITLGDYAHVIAAPDRKVRLTVWSTLETGGRIRIGDYCLLCPGVRISAAREITIGDSCMMAHGAYITDADWHGLYDRADSAEAVAPVRLGNNVWIGDSAIVCKGVTIGDHSVVGAGAVVTRDVPPYTVVAGNPAAFVKELDPALPMKTRADWMADPRGLAEEFAIIDRHHTKGNTWAGWIRSLLFPRRGD
- a CDS encoding phenyltransferase domain-containing protein, giving the protein MTRPALKPALRLDVDVTAGFIAGVQKKNGEIPWSVGGKTDPWDHVESAMGLVVAGRFEEAKRAYRWLADTQLPDGSWWSGIRDGVVEDSTKDSNFSSYVAVGVFHYGLVTGDWDTALSFWPMVEGGIEFALDLQAPTGEIYWARNKEGVADPMALLTGSSSIFMSVKCALAMAERQGLKRPGWEEALKRLGHAILYKPNRFNMIKSRFSMDWYYPVLCGALKGQDARRRIDRYWERFVVPDWGVRCVCDRPWATMAETSELVLALDAVGEHERAKAVFNWILDKKYDDGSYWMGVTFPDAVIWPEERTAWTAAAVLLAYDALCGLTPGGRLFRHGFWENGTPR
- a CDS encoding methyltransferase domain-containing protein, which codes for MLTVDFDRLNLRPGMKVLDAGCGTGRHICEAFRRADIVAVGLDLNEDDLRKAGGTLWVMSQEGGCRGDVMALKSDVTRLPFPDGAFDVVICSEVLEHIPDNRTAVSELMRVLKPGGDLVVSVPRWLPERICWALSEAYHNEPGGHIRIYRRREIRRLLEEAGATCRGIDYRHGLHAPYWWLKCLVGHKREDSQPVNLYKRFLEWDIMEKPRLTVILDRMLNPLIAKSIVLYLKKGC
- a CDS encoding glycosyltransferase family 4 protein; its protein translation is MKKKKTTKAKKSKRSSGSLKICLLTYRGNPASGGQGVYIKYLSRALRDLGHKVDVISGPPYPEVPEGITLHKLPGLDLYNPDHLFRPARYRDLLTPVNTVEFLDMCLGGFPEPRTFGTRVHRWFRDRKPAYDIVHDNQCLSWGILELEKLGYPTVATIHHPITVDRDTEIEAAPNMLKRLKVRRWYTFLDMQIKVSRLFSRIITVSECSKGDISHSFGVPEDRFRVVPNGINMDYFYPANGNGRPENTILVTNSADTPLKGLRYLLEAVDSLRRRRPVKLTVIGEPKKDGAIERLVRDLRLGDTVTFTGRIAWEDFAGYYAKATMAVIPSLYEGFGMPAGEAMACGVPVISTTGGALPEVVGDAGILVPPADREALEKAIEDLLDNPRKREELGRAGLERVKGAFTWRHAAQQGVDVYREAMDAHRRL
- a CDS encoding histidinol phosphate phosphatase domain-containing protein, with amino-acid sequence MIDLHTHSIFSDGELIPSEMARRAQDRGYCALAITDHGDHSNLDLIVPRMAKVCRKLSDALGMPVIPGIELTHVPPMYIAELVREARELGARLVVVHGETIAEPVLPGTNRAAIEAAADILAHPGLISEAEAMLAKERGVFLEISARKGHSLTNGHVSALARRFEVPLVLNTDSHGPQDLITREQAVRVALGAGMNRGEVETMMKNSEELVRRVTAWGS
- a CDS encoding YhbY family RNA-binding protein — translated: MELQGFQRKYLRGLAHGLKPLVLIGQSGLTDGVLAAVEGALAEHELIKVKFNDFKEKDRKGELAARIGTAAGAALVGLIGHTAIFYRMQTDPARRQIQLPRRAS